From the genome of Geothrix sp. 21YS21S-4, one region includes:
- the gspD gene encoding type II secretion system secretin GspD has protein sequence MKPLIAFAGLVVFPSFAQVVPPQPVPQPGQAPAPNSGAPPVAGPKKPVAGQLIVRDKAGKDVLLNFANAKLYDVIQQVARVAGLNYTVDPAVKDGPVRLFMNGRLEEDGLLDVLSLALKLHGVAMVRNRDFLEFVPLNAATGRSASPLFVGTQPLEGMGESFLVTQVLPLKFLDAEGFGGFAKDFLSHDGKALPDKNRNLLILMDYVQNIRRVMDFADLMDKQPFEQRKLAFFRLKNASPDRVQKELEPLLKAAGVPVGTGALQLLPVSSLNGLLLISQATEWMGEVKSWIERFDEVPQTEDGEIFVLPVRYAKAETLYPLLTQVLRLPVGGMSISKNSNLTNAALPAPRSFGSPTNSLGGTLGAYPPSQTQGTAVQAPQPASTSTAVTPSLSQPGPLSPGVTISVDPDNNALVIFGPRRDYALIQAAVEKLDQVPRQVLIEATILDLSMTGEFELGLSGFIQSRFAPADVNVNSLPTPANKYDWRVDRTSSSGPFTFSGVAVSGSQLLGVLLSVKDSKSNVNVVSQPRIWALDNRPARLLVQDQIPVPVNTFIPGSGTGTGSSGYSVTNAQYLDTGLNLTVTPHINGSGTIRLEINQEISSSSGFETLGSGDSAIQAPRISRRSLSTELIAQDGATVILGGLVRQDSTHTTTGVPFFNRIPLLRNLLGSTRKVNTKSELVIMMTPRVISQAEDIDRVTHEIRERVDHAIRRMNGMFETLLPPSPSDPRHPVEAGETI, from the coding sequence ATGAAACCTTTGATTGCCTTTGCGGGGTTGGTTGTTTTTCCTTCCTTCGCTCAAGTGGTACCTCCTCAGCCGGTTCCCCAGCCCGGTCAGGCCCCTGCCCCGAATTCAGGTGCTCCCCCCGTTGCTGGACCGAAGAAGCCGGTGGCCGGCCAGTTAATCGTTCGCGACAAGGCCGGCAAGGACGTCCTCCTCAATTTCGCGAATGCCAAGCTGTACGACGTCATTCAACAAGTGGCTCGGGTCGCGGGACTGAACTACACCGTTGACCCCGCCGTGAAGGACGGTCCCGTTCGTTTGTTCATGAATGGACGCCTTGAAGAAGACGGCTTGTTAGATGTGCTCAGTTTGGCGCTCAAGCTGCATGGCGTGGCGATGGTCCGGAATCGCGACTTTCTGGAATTCGTTCCTTTGAATGCCGCGACGGGGCGTTCCGCTTCCCCATTGTTTGTGGGAACACAACCGCTTGAGGGAATGGGCGAATCCTTTCTGGTGACACAGGTCCTCCCGTTGAAATTCCTGGACGCGGAAGGGTTTGGAGGATTCGCCAAGGATTTTCTCAGCCATGACGGGAAGGCGCTTCCAGACAAGAATCGTAATTTATTGATCTTGATGGACTATGTCCAGAATATCCGCCGCGTAATGGACTTTGCTGACTTGATGGACAAACAGCCTTTCGAGCAGCGCAAGCTGGCATTCTTTCGCCTGAAGAATGCCTCGCCGGATCGGGTCCAGAAAGAACTGGAGCCTCTTCTTAAAGCAGCTGGTGTACCGGTGGGAACCGGAGCGCTTCAGCTTCTCCCCGTAAGCAGCCTTAATGGCCTTCTCTTGATTTCTCAGGCGACGGAATGGATGGGAGAAGTGAAAAGTTGGATCGAGCGGTTTGATGAAGTCCCCCAAACAGAAGATGGGGAGATATTCGTCCTTCCTGTTCGCTACGCAAAGGCCGAGACCCTCTATCCTCTTCTGACTCAGGTTCTTCGGCTTCCAGTCGGGGGAATGTCCATCTCGAAGAACAGCAATTTGACCAATGCGGCCCTGCCGGCTCCACGTTCCTTCGGTTCCCCGACAAATTCACTGGGAGGAACATTGGGCGCCTATCCTCCTTCTCAGACTCAAGGGACGGCGGTTCAAGCCCCTCAGCCAGCGTCGACTTCTACTGCCGTGACCCCCTCGCTTTCCCAGCCAGGCCCCCTTTCTCCAGGCGTTACCATCTCGGTGGATCCGGATAACAATGCATTGGTGATCTTCGGCCCTCGCCGTGACTATGCCCTGATTCAGGCCGCGGTGGAGAAACTGGACCAAGTGCCTCGCCAAGTCCTCATCGAGGCGACCATCCTCGATCTGTCCATGACAGGGGAATTCGAATTGGGGCTGTCGGGGTTCATCCAGTCGCGATTCGCGCCCGCTGATGTGAATGTAAACTCGCTTCCTACGCCGGCCAACAAATACGACTGGCGCGTGGATCGAACCTCCTCGAGCGGGCCTTTCACCTTCTCGGGAGTCGCGGTATCGGGGTCCCAACTGTTGGGTGTGCTGCTCAGCGTCAAAGATAGTAAAAGCAATGTCAACGTGGTGTCCCAGCCCCGTATCTGGGCGTTGGACAACCGGCCTGCGAGGCTCCTGGTGCAGGATCAGATCCCCGTCCCGGTGAACACTTTCATTCCAGGAAGCGGGACGGGCACGGGAAGCTCCGGTTACAGCGTTACCAATGCTCAATACCTGGATACTGGTTTGAATCTCACGGTCACCCCTCACATCAATGGAAGTGGAACCATCCGTTTGGAAATCAACCAGGAAATCAGCTCGTCTTCAGGATTTGAAACCCTCGGAAGCGGGGATTCCGCGATCCAGGCCCCCCGCATTTCCAGGCGAAGTCTTTCTACGGAACTCATCGCGCAAGATGGCGCCACGGTGATCCTTGGGGGACTCGTTCGTCAGGACAGCACGCACACCACCACCGGCGTACCGTTCTTCAATCGCATTCCTTTGCTGAGGAATCTCTTGGGCAGCACGCGGAAGGTTAATACCAAAAGCGAACTGGTCATCATGATGACCCCTCGCGTGATCAGCCAGGCCGAGGACATTGATCGCGTAACCCATGAGATTCGGGAGAGGGTTGATCATGCCATTCGGCGCATGAATGGCATGTTCGAAACCCTCTTGCCACCTTCCCCTTCCGACCCTCGCCATCCTGTGGAAGCTGGGGAAACTATTTGA